GCATGCCACCCAGCGAACCTGGCATCCCAACGAGTCGGTGACGGTACGCGCGAGGGTCGTCTTGCCGACTCCGGCGGAGCCGACCAACACCACCCCACACGACACACTGTCCGTCAGCGTCGAGCGAACGGCATCGAATTCGGTTGGGCGGTCGAGCAACTGCCAGCTCCCCGACATGGGAAAAGAGTCTAGATCGCGATGGCGGTTTGCGTGAGCCAGTCCGCGGGACGGCTTCTCCTGCCCGGCGATTTTGGTGATCGAAACTGTCATCGCAACCTTCTCAGTCTGGTAGATCCTGGACCCCCGCCGGCTCCATCCGCGACACCCCGTTCTTCTCATGCCTGAAGTTGCTGGATGCCTCGTAAACCTTGAGTTTCAACCGATTGATCGATCCCAGCGGCCGGTGCGCAGCCAGGGCGCGCCACGAATTGAAGGACAACACATCGTCACCGAAAACCCGTCGCTCGGTGCCATATGAATCTTGTACGGGGAAGACGATTCTGGCGATACCCCGGTGCGGCGAATCCACCTCGGGCCACGCGACGGTGGCATCCTCAAGTGGCATTGTCTTGGCATCGGTGCACAGTTGGGCCCGCAGTTCATACTCAGCGCTGTTGTGCTGAAAGAACTCTGAGACCAGGCGACGAAACTCGTCGTCGGCGATATCGTCCGGCAGCAGCACTCCCTCAAGGTCCCGCACGGACTTCGACAGAGGGACATAGCTGAGCTTGGCCACATACGCCCCGTATCGCAGCGGCGCCGAGGAGTAGAACGTATCGCCCAGGATATGAGTGTTGGGACGGACGAACACTGCCACGGATTCCGGGAGCGAGAGTCCCACGCGTGGAAGAAGTTTCGCCACCCCGCCAAGAAGGTTGCTGCCCACCCTGAGCGCGGTGTCCGGCAGGCGTGCCAGCAACCAGGCCGTCGGCATTCCTCGCCGCAGATACGCCTTGGCGTCTGCGAACAGGAACTCGCGGTGCGTGACCAGCACGAAATCCTGGGTGGTGGCCTCGTCGTCCGGAAGCGTACGCGGACCACTGACACCCAGAACCTTGATACCCAGCCCCCGCACGCCCCGGATCCGGTCGCTGCGCAGCAGGCCGGACGTGGTGGACAACCTGCAGATGACCGGGTAGGTACCAGCAGTCGAGAACATTCCCTGGCGCAGGTGCGGCGGTAGATCCGGATAGACGATCAGCTCGCCACGCAGGATGCCATGACTCTTCGCGTGCGCATCGCGAACAGCATGCCGGTACTTCCGGAAGGCCCGTTCGTTGTTGGTGTGCAGTACGTTGACGATCTTGTCGATGACTTCGTCCTCGCCGGGAGGCGCGACGTCCATCTCCTCGCTGTACGGGAGGTAGGTACGCGTGGGATCGAGCGATTCATCCGTTGTGCTCATCGCGGTCCGGTCCTCCCGTATTGGTGATGTGCTCAGTGTCGTGAATGCCGGAGGTGCGCGCATGAGTACACGACTACTCAATCCTGCGCCGCGACTGACGCCGATGCAGGCGAAATGGCGAGGTATTCCCGGTACTATCGGGAACCTGAATTTCATGGCGATCGAGTAGCCCGATACTCATGTTCCCGCCCGCCGGAATTTGTCAGCATTACCGGTATGGCGAAAAAGAATGGCGCCGCCAAATCGGCCACCACACTGGCGTCGTGGCTCGCGACACGAATCGATCGGTCGGTCGGGTGGTCCCGGCTTCCCACGGCATTCGGCATCCCAGTACTCATCGGGCTGCGCAACGCACTGCGGGCCGACAATCTGTTCGATACGGGGCGGGCTCCCGGCGGATCGCCCCCGCTCGAGAACACCGACTACCGCAACGCCCGGACCTTGGACGGCACCTACAACAACCTCGAACAGCCGCTGATGGGATCGATCGGCAGCCGGTTCGGGCGTAACGCGCCGCCGGCCCAGACCTTCCCCGAGTCCGCCGAACAACTCCTGGAGCCCAACCCGCGGCTGATCAGCCGCAGGCTGCTGACCCGCGACCAGTTCATTCCGGCGACGACGCTGAACGTACTGGCCGCTGCGTGGATCCAGTTCGAGGTCCACGACTGGTTCAGCCACAACACCGTCGAAGCCGAGCCGTGGACCGTGACGCTCGAGCGGAACGATCCGTGGCCACAACGCCCCATGCAGATACGCCGCACCGCACCCGACCCGTGCCCCGATGCGTCAGGCCCCCCGACGTTCGTCACGCAGGACACCCATTGGTGGGACGGATCGCAGGTCTACGGTGGCACGCGCGCCATCGCCGAGGCACTGCGCTCAGGAACCGGTGGGAAGCTGCGGCTGGACGGGCAGGGTCTGCCGCCGGCCGATGTCGAAGCGCTGGCCAGCACATCAGAGACGGCCGTGAACTTTTGGGTCGGTCTGGCTGTCCTGCATTCGCTGTTCATGCGGGAACACAACGCAATCTGCGAGCATCTGGCTGCTTGTCATCCAGAAATGTCCGATCAGGAGCTGTACGACAAGGCCCGCCTGGTCAACACCGCGCTCATGGCGAAAATCCACACGATCGACTGGACTCCCGCGATAATCGGGCACCCCACCACGGTTTTCGCGATGAACACCAACTGGTCCGGAATTCTCGGCGAGCGCTTAAGCAACCTATTTCGGCGTCAGCCACATAACGCTCTGCTACGCGGTATACCCGGCTCACCCACAAGTCTGCACAACGTGCCATATTCGCTGACCGAAGAATTTGTCGCGGTGTACCGGATGCACCCGCTAATTCCCGATCGTTTCGTGCTGCGGTCGGCTTCCGATGATTCCGTGATCGCCGAGCACGAATTGCCCGATCTCGCCCTTCAATATGTGCGCACCCGCTTCAGCGAGACATCAATAGAGAACATCATTTATTCGTTCGGCCGTGCCAATCCGGGTGCACTGACTCTGCATAACTTCCCGCGCCATCTGCAACGTCTGGAGCGGCCGGACGGGTCCATGTTGGACCTCGCTGCCATCGATGTGCTTCGGGTACGCGAACGCGGCGTCCCCCGTTACAACGAGTTCCGCCGGATGCTGCGGCTACGGCCGGTGTCATCTTTTCCAGAGCTGACCGACGACCCGGTGGTGGCCAAAGAGCTCGCGGCGATATACGACGATGTGGAGCGGGTGGATCTGATGGTCGGGCTGTACGCGGAGCCCAAACCGAAAGGATTTGGGTTCAGCGACACCGCTTTCCGAATATTCGTGTTGATGGCGTCTCGACGGTTGGAGAGCGACAGATTCTTCACCTCCGACTTCCGGCCCGAGATCTACACTCCGGAAGGCATCGCGTGGGTGAGGAACAACTCGATGCGTTCTGTCCTGCTCCGGCACTTCCCATCCCTGGACGCCGCCCTGGACGGTGTCGCTAATCCTTTCGCGCCGTGGGCGCCCGCATGGGCCACCGGGTCGACCGAGTAGTCGAATACTCATGACCGACAAGGACGTTTGGGTTCACAATCTTCAGATGAGCCCCACCGGATTCGCGCCTTCGGTGTGCGATGACTAGCCCCGTGCCGCGCGGACCCAAGCGACCATCGGTCATCAGCCCGATGGTCCTGGCCGATCCGCAGACGGCGCTACCGGCCGAGGCCAACGCCTTGGTCACCGACGCCGACGATCGCAGGATGGTGCTGATCGAGCTTCTCGTTGGCGCCGGTGTCGACCCCGACGACGTACGCGATCAATTCCTGCACATGTTCCATCGGGTGCTGCACGACGAGCCGCCCACGCCAACGCCCGTCGGCCGCCACTATGTGCGGTGCATGCTCACACCGGACGAAATCCAGCGCCTGGTCCGCGGGGGCGCCAAATCCTCGAGCGCCAAAAGCGCACAACAGGCACTGCAGCTGATCCGACGGGTGTGGCCCGACCTGGTGGTCGAGGCCCACCTGGACCGCTCAGTCACCACGATCAAGGCCGATGCGGCGATCCGTACCTATGGCTCCGGCGGAACCGGTGTCGTCTGGGCCGTGCTGGATTCCGGAATCGACGCCGAGCACCCGCATTTCGCCGCCAACGGCACCCTCACCGCGGATTCCGTGCGGCCCCTGCACAAGGACTTCACGCTTTCCCCGGAAGCCTCGAAGGGGCCGCTCGTCGATGTCTACGGACACGGCACCCATGTGGCCGGCATCATCGCGGGCGAATCCCCCACCGACCCGAAACTCATCCGGATCGCATCCACCCAACCAACCGCCGAGGGGCTGCCGGAATGGGTTCCGCGGGTACTGGCACAGGGGTCGCGGCTTTCCGGGGTGGCGCCGCACGCCAACCTGGTGAGCCTCAAGGTGCTCGACGACGACGGCAAGACCCTGTCCAGCGTGCTCATCGACGCCCTCAACTATGTACGCGAGATCAACAGCTACGGCAATGACCTACAGATCCACGGCGTGAATCTGTCTCTGGGATGCGGATGGATGCCAAGGGATTACGCGGCAGGACAGAGCCCGCTGTGCCGCGAGCTCGATCTACTCACCGGGTCAGGGGTGGTCTGCGTCGTGAGTGCCGGAAACCTGGGAGCCGGCACCGCGGCAGCCGGTGTGGGCGCCGCGATCATGGGGACGACGGCCGATGTCTACGGTCAGCTGTCCACCATCACCGACCCCGGCAATGCCGCCACCGCCATCACCGTCGGCTCGGTCCACAGGTACCGACCGCATACCAGCGGTGTCACCTTCGACTCGTCCAAGGGGCCGACTCTCGATGGCCGACGCAAGCCCGACCTGGTGGCCCCCGGTGAGCGGATAACCTCGGCGGCAACCGGTCTCATGGCCAAGGGCATTGACCTGTTGAAGGACGACGGCACCGAGGGGGCCGCCAACTACATCGAAGACAGCGGGACCTCGATGGCCGCCGCGCATGTGTCGGGTGCGATCGCCGCGTTCTTGTCGGCGCGCACGGAGTTCGTGGGTAAACCACAAGAGGTCAAGGACATCTTCCTGAAGTCGGCCGTCGACTTGGGGCGCCACGAATTCTTCCAGGGCGCCGGGTTGGTCGACCTGATGCGCGCACTATCCAACACGTAGAGACTAGCGAGGACATCATGACAACGATCAAGGGATTGCCTTATTACGAGCCGGATTTCAATGCCGATGGCTCCCTCAACGACGCCACCGGTGACGGTGATGGCGGTCTGCCGGCTGCGGTCGCGGCCGGGGGCATCACCGAACTGTTCGTGATGTCACACGGATGGAACAACAGTGTGGCCTCCGCGCGCCAGCTCTACACCGCGATGTTCTCGCTGATCGCCGATCAGCTCGGCGGTGATACCGCCGGTGTGGCCGTCGTGGGAATCAACTGGCCGTCGGTGCTGCTGCCCGACGACAGCCCCGATAGCGCGCCGCCGGTGCCTTCCACGGGCGCGGAGCTCGCCGCGGCGCTGGCACCACGCTTCCCCGACCAGACCGCGCAGCTGAAAAAGATAGGCGAGCTGCTCGACGAGAAGCCGCAACAGTCCGCCAAGCTCATCGAGTTCCACACCTTGGCGGCCGGACTCGTCACCACCGCCGCCCAGTCGCAGGAAGACAGCGGCGAATCGGACATCGTCAAGGGAGATCCGCTCGCGGTGTTCGGACAAGCCTCGGCCATGGCACCGAAATCGACGAGTGCCGCGCAGGGGCTGGGCAATCCCTTCGCCGCTCTGTGGTCGGGGGCTCGCGAGATCCTGCGCACGATGAGCTACTACGAGATGAAAAACCGGGCCGGAGTTGTCGGCCAACGCGGCCTCGGTCCACTGCTGGCCTCACTGTCGGGCCCGAGTGGCCCGCCCCGCATTCACCTCATCGGACACAGCTTCGGGGCGCGACTCGTCTCCTACGCGCTGGCAGGGCTTCCGAAGACCGGCACGAGCCCTGTCAAATCGCTCACCCTGATCCAGGGCGCCTTCTCGCACTTCACCTTCAACCGCGAGCTGCTCTTCGACCGCGGCCGCGGGCCCGGGGGCCTCGCCGGGCTCGAAGAACGCGTGGACGGGCCGCTGCTGTCGACGTACACCTCCGCCGACCGCGCGGTCGGATGGTGGTATCCGGCCGCCAGCATGCTTGCACGGCAGGACAGCCAAGCCGGGCAAGACCCTTGGTTTCGCTGGGGGGCAATGGGTCACGACGGGTACCAGCAAGACCCGGCCGCGACCGCTCTCGAGCTGGCCGAGGCCGGAAAGCCGTACGACTTCCAGCGCGGGCATTTCTACCGGCTCGACGCCAACAAGGTCATCGACGACGCCAGCCAATCCGAATTCAGCGGTGCACACAGCGATATCAAGCACCCCGAGGTGGCCTGGGCCATCGTCTCCGCCGCGCGCGCCGACTGAAGTCCTGGTCAACACCGAAATGCTTTCCTGCACTGTGAGATCGAGTACCTCACTACGCGCGATCCCGGCCCGACATCGGAACAGGATGAGCACGTCCTAGCTCGACCCTCACGCACTACGCAAGGAGACCACCATGGCCACCGCAGTCAAGTCCACGAATCACAAACCGTCCGAGACCGAGTACGAAATATCGGGAGCCGCTGGTGCGGGCGCCGTCACTCAACACGAATTGCCTTCGGCGCAAGCAAGTAAGGACGACACCGAGACCACCAATGCCGCCGCCCAGGCCGCCGGTGAATCATCGGTCAGCGAGTTGGGGTCCGTCGACGGACTGACCACCGACGAGTCCGAGCTCGCACCGCTGGATGCCATCCTCGGTAGCTATCCCGAGTTGGCCAACAGTGCCGAAGTCATCATCGGCACCGATGATCGTGTTCGGGTCGGCAACACCACAACCTTCCCGTGGCGGGCGATCTGCCACCTGATCATCACCTCCGCCAACAACCGCACCTATGTGGGTACGGGCTGGCTGATCGCACCCCGCACGGTGATGACGGCAGGGCACTGTGTCTACATGCATGCCGATGGCGGATGGGTGCGTTCCATCCAGGTGATCCCCGGACGCAATGCCGGTGTCCGCCCGTTCGGCACCCACGTGGGCACCGCCTTCCGCAGTGTCACCGGTTGGACCCAGAACCAGAATCGCGACAACGACTACGGTGCGATCATCCTGCCGGCGTCGTCGCGTCCGGGTGACCAGACGGGCTATTTCGGTTTCGCGACTCGCAACGACGATTTCCTGAAGGCCGCGGCACTGAACCTGTCCGGGTATCCCGGCGAGAAGAACGGCGAGCAGTGGTTCATGGCGCAACGGGCCAAGGCGGTCTCCGATCGTGTCATCACCTACGACATCGACACCACCGGCGGCCAGAGCGGCTCACCGGTGTGGGTGCTGCAGAACGGCAACCGCTATGGCGTCGGCATACACACCAACGGTGCCAACTCGGGCAACTCGGCCACCCGCATCAACAGCGCCGTCTTCAACAACATGTCCACGTGGAAGAGCAGCGGTATGTGACAAGGCATTTCAGATAACCCGAGAAATCCGGACACTGGAGGATACGTGGTCGGTATCTCATTCCGCGACTCCGCCGGGCGGCCGATGGCCGGTGCTGTGATCAGCATCGCCGCGGCGCCCGGCGAGGTCCACGACATCGCGATGGTCGCCGACGACTGGGGCGAGATCGTGATCGCCGCGCCTGTCGCCGGCGACTACCGATTCCTTGTGTCGTACACCGGGAGGACATTCCATGCCACGGCGCATATCGCCAAGGGGCAAGAGCAGCTGACGGTGACGGCCGATTAGACCCCGCACACGGGCCCATAGGCAGCACAATGCACAGGGGCCCGTTTGGTGGCCGATGCTGTGCTGCGAAAGGGGCGATGTGGAATCTTGGACCACTACGGCTGCCAACGCATTTCGGTCCCTCCGCAATGCGGCGAAGCATGTTGGTTGGCGCAAGAAGGTCAAGCCCGTCGCATTTCGCGAGCAGAACGGCAAGACACCGTTCAACGCCTCGGGCGTGGTTCCGGTGGCGCCGGGCCGGTTCGTCTTCGTCGACAACAACGACTCATCCGCTCTGTTCGAACTCTCGCTCGACGCGGACGGCGCGCAATCCACGCAGATCCGGCGCCGTACCCTGACCGGAATCGAGCGTGGGAGCGTCGGCGACCTGGAGAGTCTTACCCGGGTGGACGTGGACGGCGACATCTATCTCATCGCCGCGTCCTCGCTGTGCGCGACCAAGACAGGAGTCAATGACGGGCTGTTGCGGATCCGATACGCGTCGGATGGTGTTCTGCCCACCGAGGCCATGCGCGGATTCCGGGCCTCGCTACTGGAAATCGTTCCCTCACTACGGATATCCGGTGGCCGAGAACCTGATAGCGAGGGCCTGAACATCGAAGGCCTCACCTGGGACCCGGCAGCCGGTGCGCTGCTTTTCGGACTGCGCAGCCCCGGCATGCCTGGGCAGATCTCGCTCATCCGGGTGCCCCTGGACGCGGGCACCGCCCCGTGGGTCACATCATCGCTGGCAGCCGCTTCGACGGTGCACATCCGCGTGCCTGGATCGAAGGCTGCGCAAGGGATCCGTGATATCTGCCGCGACGAGCAGACCGGAGATTTCCTGGTTCTACTCGGGCGCTCGACAAGTGGTGGCGACGCCCCGTTCCAACTCTGTCTCTGGGACGGCGGTGACGAGGAAGTACGGCTGCTGGACGTCGGCTTCCATCGGTCCATGAAGCCCGAGGGCATCACGATCTTCGGCGCCGGCGACGACAGGAAGGTCCTGATCGTCGACGACCGAGGCGGTTACGCGGTACTGGATTACACCCACACGGTACGAGTTGCCGATCAATAGAAGTACAGCCGAGAACCGCCGGACTCCTGGTGCACCCGCGCCCGGCCTCCCGGCGTCAGATCCAGTCCGAAGGCCGCACCCAGACCGGTCCGGATGCTCATGAGCCGGAAGTACCCGCTGAAGGTGAAACGGTCAGGGTTGTCGGCCGCGACAATCGCGAACTCTTCGGACTGCCCGGCATTGTTGGGCGCACAGGTGTACAGATACAGGTGCCCCTGCTCGGTGGCCAAGGTGCCGCTGGCATGCAAGGCGCGGCCAAACGCCTTGTTGGTCAGTGATTTTCCCGCTCCGAGGTCTGCGACCAACCAGATATCGGTTGGGTCGTCGTCGTCCCGCAACGGCAGGCGATAGACCTCGAAGTTCTGCGCACCGGGTACACCCGGCGGGACGGTTTCGGTGTTACTGGCATGTAGACACTCTCCGGTGCGGCCGTGCAGTACGTAGATCTGCGCCTGGCCGGGGAGCCCCGCGCACAGATAGCCGGCCGATTCGGCCAGTTTGAGCTGCTGGCGCACCGTCGCGATCTCGGCGACGGCGTTCGGCACCCCTAACCCCACCACCAGCCCCTGCATCTGATCGATCAGCGGCCTCCAGACCGACTGTTGGTGCTCCCGGCCGAAAATCGTCTCGCGATAGGTCCTGATCTGATCCAGCAGTTGCGTGCGCCGTCCCGGATCTTCACGCACCAGCCTGCCGATGATTCCGTCGCTGTCCAGTTTGAACGGCCGGTCCGGCTGCAG
The nucleotide sequence above comes from Mycobacteroides saopaulense. Encoded proteins:
- a CDS encoding alpha/beta hydrolase family protein translates to MTTIKGLPYYEPDFNADGSLNDATGDGDGGLPAAVAAGGITELFVMSHGWNNSVASARQLYTAMFSLIADQLGGDTAGVAVVGINWPSVLLPDDSPDSAPPVPSTGAELAAALAPRFPDQTAQLKKIGELLDEKPQQSAKLIEFHTLAAGLVTTAAQSQEDSGESDIVKGDPLAVFGQASAMAPKSTSAAQGLGNPFAALWSGAREILRTMSYYEMKNRAGVVGQRGLGPLLASLSGPSGPPRIHLIGHSFGARLVSYALAGLPKTGTSPVKSLTLIQGAFSHFTFNRELLFDRGRGPGGLAGLEERVDGPLLSTYTSADRAVGWWYPAASMLARQDSQAGQDPWFRWGAMGHDGYQQDPAATALELAEAGKPYDFQRGHFYRLDANKVIDDASQSEFSGAHSDIKHPEVAWAIVSAARAD
- a CDS encoding SdiA-regulated/phytase-like domain-containing protein codes for the protein MESWTTTAANAFRSLRNAAKHVGWRKKVKPVAFREQNGKTPFNASGVVPVAPGRFVFVDNNDSSALFELSLDADGAQSTQIRRRTLTGIERGSVGDLESLTRVDVDGDIYLIAASSLCATKTGVNDGLLRIRYASDGVLPTEAMRGFRASLLEIVPSLRISGGREPDSEGLNIEGLTWDPAAGALLFGLRSPGMPGQISLIRVPLDAGTAPWVTSSLAAASTVHIRVPGSKAAQGIRDICRDEQTGDFLVLLGRSTSGGDAPFQLCLWDGGDEEVRLLDVGFHRSMKPEGITIFGAGDDRKVLIVDDRGGYAVLDYTHTVRVADQ
- a CDS encoding peroxidase family protein, producing the protein MAKKNGAAKSATTLASWLATRIDRSVGWSRLPTAFGIPVLIGLRNALRADNLFDTGRAPGGSPPLENTDYRNARTLDGTYNNLEQPLMGSIGSRFGRNAPPAQTFPESAEQLLEPNPRLISRRLLTRDQFIPATTLNVLAAAWIQFEVHDWFSHNTVEAEPWTVTLERNDPWPQRPMQIRRTAPDPCPDASGPPTFVTQDTHWWDGSQVYGGTRAIAEALRSGTGGKLRLDGQGLPPADVEALASTSETAVNFWVGLAVLHSLFMREHNAICEHLAACHPEMSDQELYDKARLVNTALMAKIHTIDWTPAIIGHPTTVFAMNTNWSGILGERLSNLFRRQPHNALLRGIPGSPTSLHNVPYSLTEEFVAVYRMHPLIPDRFVLRSASDDSVIAEHELPDLALQYVRTRFSETSIENIIYSFGRANPGALTLHNFPRHLQRLERPDGSMLDLAAIDVLRVRERGVPRYNEFRRMLRLRPVSSFPELTDDPVVAKELAAIYDDVERVDLMVGLYAEPKPKGFGFSDTAFRIFVLMASRRLESDRFFTSDFRPEIYTPEGIAWVRNNSMRSVLLRHFPSLDAALDGVANPFAPWAPAWATGSTE
- a CDS encoding catalase family protein, with the translated sequence MSTTDESLDPTRTYLPYSEEMDVAPPGEDEVIDKIVNVLHTNNERAFRKYRHAVRDAHAKSHGILRGELIVYPDLPPHLRQGMFSTAGTYPVICRLSTTSGLLRSDRIRGVRGLGIKVLGVSGPRTLPDDEATTQDFVLVTHREFLFADAKAYLRRGMPTAWLLARLPDTALRVGSNLLGGVAKLLPRVGLSLPESVAVFVRPNTHILGDTFYSSAPLRYGAYVAKLSYVPLSKSVRDLEGVLLPDDIADDEFRRLVSEFFQHNSAEYELRAQLCTDAKTMPLEDATVAWPEVDSPHRGIARIVFPVQDSYGTERRVFGDDVLSFNSWRALAAHRPLGSINRLKLKVYEASSNFRHEKNGVSRMEPAGVQDLPD
- a CDS encoding trypsin-like serine peptidase — protein: MATAVKSTNHKPSETEYEISGAAGAGAVTQHELPSAQASKDDTETTNAAAQAAGESSVSELGSVDGLTTDESELAPLDAILGSYPELANSAEVIIGTDDRVRVGNTTTFPWRAICHLIITSANNRTYVGTGWLIAPRTVMTAGHCVYMHADGGWVRSIQVIPGRNAGVRPFGTHVGTAFRSVTGWTQNQNRDNDYGAIILPASSRPGDQTGYFGFATRNDDFLKAAALNLSGYPGEKNGEQWFMAQRAKAVSDRVITYDIDTTGGQSGSPVWVLQNGNRYGVGIHTNGANSGNSATRINSAVFNNMSTWKSSGM
- a CDS encoding S8 family peptidase → MTSPVPRGPKRPSVISPMVLADPQTALPAEANALVTDADDRRMVLIELLVGAGVDPDDVRDQFLHMFHRVLHDEPPTPTPVGRHYVRCMLTPDEIQRLVRGGAKSSSAKSAQQALQLIRRVWPDLVVEAHLDRSVTTIKADAAIRTYGSGGTGVVWAVLDSGIDAEHPHFAANGTLTADSVRPLHKDFTLSPEASKGPLVDVYGHGTHVAGIIAGESPTDPKLIRIASTQPTAEGLPEWVPRVLAQGSRLSGVAPHANLVSLKVLDDDGKTLSSVLIDALNYVREINSYGNDLQIHGVNLSLGCGWMPRDYAAGQSPLCRELDLLTGSGVVCVVSAGNLGAGTAAAGVGAAIMGTTADVYGQLSTITDPGNAATAITVGSVHRYRPHTSGVTFDSSKGPTLDGRRKPDLVAPGERITSAATGLMAKGIDLLKDDGTEGAANYIEDSGTSMAAAHVSGAIAAFLSARTEFVGKPQEVKDIFLKSAVDLGRHEFFQGAGLVDLMRALSNT